A region of Moorena producens PAL-8-15-08-1 DNA encodes the following proteins:
- a CDS encoding tetratricopeptide repeat protein: MKSSRTAIIALLGILGSFSPPLLGNVSSLLPASPALAQTSERGKAEAYRLFEQGSKQYKVSQFRKALESWRKALTIYQTIEDQQGEANSLIGLGNAYHAQGEYPKAIKNFQQSLKMARAIRDQQGEANSLIGLGYAYHAQGEYPKAIKNFQQSLKMARAIRDRQGEANSLSGLGNAYNSQGKYRKAIDKHQDSLAIYREIKDPQGKVASLVNLGNAYHAQGDYPKAIDKHEQSLKMAQAIKDLRGQANSLIGLGHSYNAQGEYQKAIENFEQSLNIARAIGDPTGEASSRIGLGNAYHSLGDSPKAIENHEQSLTITEAIGDRQGKVASLVNLGYSYQNQGNYQKAIENFEQSLKMARAIEDLRGQGNSLSGLGHAYHAQGNYREAIKHYHQSLDIYQQIGDRIGEAASLNNLGHAYNSLGDYSEAITKFKQSLNIPPDINDRTGEANSLSGLGHAYHAQGNYREAIKHYHQSLDIARAIRDPRGQANSLSGLGHAYQAQGDYPKAIKNFEQSLKMAQAIGDQQGEANSVIGLGIAYRSQGDYQKAIGNYQQSLKIARQIKDQNQEVNSLYNLGYSLFQLGNLEQAETTLTKGIEVIEYLATGLQDIQTIPLSEKHSNTYSLLQEVLIARNKTDAALEVAERGRAYALAKLLRKGLFPELDTPPTDFSLKKIKKVAQQQDTTLVEYSIISSKRIYIWVIQPTGKIEWRLAQVPPDTSVVELSRGVASPDLSSKPYVTLSHHTAPHYSTLSP, translated from the coding sequence ATGAAATCTTCTAGAACAGCCATTATTGCACTCCTCGGTATACTAGGTAGTTTCTCACCACCGTTGCTAGGTAATGTTTCAAGCCTATTACCAGCTTCTCCAGCACTAGCTCAAACTTCAGAACGCGGTAAAGCGGAAGCTTACCGACTTTTTGAACAAGGTAGTAAGCAGTATAAAGTGAGTCAATTTCGGAAAGCATTGGAGTCTTGGCGGAAGGCACTCACTATTTATCAAACAATAGAAGACCAGCAAGGTGAGGCTAACTCTTTGATTGGTCTCGGCAATGCTTACCATGCCCAGGGGGAATACCCAAAGGCCATTAAAAACTTCCAGCAAAGTTTAAAGATGGCACGAGCAATACGAGACCAGCAAGGTGAGGCTAACTCTTTGATTGGTCTCGGTTATGCTTACCATGCCCAGGGGGAATACCCAAAGGCCATTAAAAACTTCCAGCAAAGTTTAAAGATGGCACGAGCAATACGAGACCGGCAAGGTGAGGCTAACTCTTTGAGTGGTCTCGGCAATGCTTACAATTCCCAGGGGAAGTACCGAAAGGCCATTGACAAACACCAGGATAGTTTGGCAATTTACCGAGAAATAAAAGATCCCCAAGGCAAGGTGGCATCTTTGGTCAATCTCGGCAATGCTTACCATGCCCAGGGGGACTACCCAAAGGCTATTGACAAGCACGAGCAAAGTTTAAAGATGGCACAAGCAATAAAGGATCTCAGAGGTCAGGCTAACTCTCTGATTGGTCTTGGCCATTCTTACAATGCCCAGGGGGAATACCAAAAGGCCATTGAAAACTTCGAGCAAAGTTTAAATATTGCACGAGCAATAGGCGATCCCACAGGTGAGGCTAGCTCTCGGATTGGTCTCGGCAATGCTTACCATTCGTTGGGGGACTCTCCAAAAGCTATTGAAAACCACGAGCAAAGTTTAACCATTACAGAAGCAATAGGCGATCGCCAAGGCAAGGTGGCATCTTTGGTCAATCTCGGCTATAGTTACCAAAACCAGGGGAACTACCAAAAGGCCATTGAAAACTTCGAGCAAAGTTTAAAGATGGCACGAGCAATAGAGGATCTCAGAGGTCAGGGTAACTCTTTGAGTGGTCTCGGCCATGCTTACCATGCCCAGGGGAATTACCGAGAAGCCATTAAACACTACCACCAGAGTTTGGATATTTACCAACAAATAGGCGATCGCATAGGTGAGGCTGCATCTCTGAACAATCTCGGCCATGCTTACAATTCCCTGGGGGACTACTCAGAAGCAATTACAAAGTTCAAGCAGAGTTTAAATATTCCACCAGACATAAACGATCGCACAGGTGAGGCTAACTCTTTGAGTGGTCTCGGCCATGCTTACCATGCCCAGGGGAATTACCGAGAAGCCATTAAACACTACCACCAGAGTTTGGATATTGCACGAGCAATAAGGGATCCCAGAGGTCAGGCTAACTCTTTGAGTGGTCTCGGCCATGCTTACCAAGCCCAAGGGGACTACCCAAAGGCCATTAAAAACTTCGAGCAGAGTTTAAAGATGGCACAAGCAATAGGAGACCAGCAAGGTGAGGCTAACTCTGTGATTGGTCTCGGAATTGCTTACCGTTCCCAGGGGGACTACCAAAAAGCGATTGGAAACTACCAGCAGAGTTTAAAGATTGCAAGGCAAATAAAAGACCAGAACCAGGAAGTAAACTCCCTCTATAACTTAGGATATTCTCTATTTCAATTAGGTAATCTTGAACAAGCTGAAACCACCCTCACCAAAGGAATAGAGGTTATAGAATATCTAGCAACAGGCTTGCAAGATATTCAGACAATTCCTCTCTCTGAGAAGCACTCTAATACCTATAGCCTTTTGCAGGAAGTTCTAATTGCTCGAAATAAAACAGATGCTGCATTGGAAGTTGCGGAGAGGGGACGTGCTTATGCTTTGGCAAAATTACTAAGAAAGGGGCTATTTCCAGAACTAGATACTCCACCAACTGACTTTAGCCTCAAAAAAATCAAAAAGGTTGCCCAGCAGCAGGATACCACACTAGTAGAATACTCTATTATTTCCAGTAAAAGAATCTATATTTGGGTGATCCAGCCTACGGGCAAAATTGAATGGCGCTTGGCTCAAGTACCTCCAGATACCTCTGTTGTTGAACTAAGCCGAGGAGTCGCCTCCCCTGACTTGTCTTCAAAACCGTACGTGACACTTTCGCATCATACGGCTCCTCATTATAGTACTTTAAGTCCATGA
- a CDS encoding CHAT domain-containing protein has translation MKSSRIATIALLGILGSLSPPLLGNVLTLFPASPALAQTVESRQTEADRLFNKGREQYKVSQFRKALQSWQKALTIYRDIGDRQGEAKSLHRLGNAYRNLGEYTKAIDFQQQSLKIARAIGDRQVEAKSLNGLGNVYDSMGDYPKAIDFYQQSLTIARQIGDRRGEAASLSNLGNVDYFLGDYQKAIENYQQSLSIYRAIGYRRGEAASLSNLGVAYDSLGDYPKAINFHQQSLTMARAIGDRSGEAGSLNNLGNVYYFLGNYPKAIENYQQSLTISRAIGDRSREASSLGNLGSVYETLSDYRKAIDFHQQSLTIEKEIGNQRGEAASLNNLGNVYYLLGNYPNAIENYQQSLKIAQKIGDRSGEASSLGNLGSVYDTLSYYRKAIDFHQQSLTIQKEIGNQRGEAASLNNLGNVDYLLGNYPNAIENYQQSLAITREIGDSSGEAKSLNNLGNVYYAQGDYPKAIEKFQQSLAIDREIGDRRGEAASLGNLGSVYLSQGDYPKAIEKFQQSLTMAQKIGNRSGEASSLNNLGIVYLDQGDYPKAIENYQQSLDIAREIGDRKGEAQSLGNLGNVYNNQGDYQKAIEHHEQSLTIAREIGDRKGEAKSLNNFGNVYNNQGDYQKAIEHHQKSLKIAREIGNRGGEAASLGNLGNVYENLGDYRKAIEHHEQSLTIAQKIGNRKDESASLGNLGNAYLSLGNYPKAIEHQQQSLAITRKIGDRSGEAASLNNLGNVYHVLGEYRKAIDFHEQSLYIARAIGDRTVEATSLGSLGLGYHVQKDYPEAIDFQQKSLAIKREIGDRSGEALSLNNLGLAYENLGDYPKAIEFHQQSLKIAREIGDRQGQANSLGNLGVVYNSQGDYPKAIKNFQQTLTITRAIEYRQGEGIALNQLGLALFKSGDLEQAEITLTKAMEVMESLRPGLLDNHKITLSEKQSNTYSLLQLLLIARNKTDAALEIAERGRARALAELLAKGLSPELDTPITKPSLKNIKQLAQQQKATLVAYSIISSKIISIWVIQPTGKIEWRLAQVPPDTSLQELINQGYDCLGDHGQCRSSESSRQPSQGDWVKLKDDQFQERWQVVEVNPQQGTLRLKLPGWEEGVTIERPITDVAKIVDSPNIEKPRLHQLHQLLIEPIADLLPKDENARVVFIPHRELFSVPFPALQDQEGKYLIEKHTILTAPSIEVLGLTHQKRQNLPKSSQTALVVGNPTMPNVPPAAGETPQQLGSLDGAEQEAKNVASQLNAQPLLGQDATETKVKRQMPKARYIHFATHGLFDPKRIGGIGSAIALAPSVGEDGLLTAEEIFTMKLTAELVVVSACETGVGHINSEGVIGLSRSLVAAGVPSVMVSLWSIPDDKTTELMTEFYRNLNSTGDKAQALRQAMLTMIPKSGNPKDWAAFTLIGEAN, from the coding sequence ATGAAATCTTCTAGAATAGCCACTATTGCACTCCTTGGTATACTAGGTAGTTTATCCCCACCTTTACTAGGTAATGTTTTAACGCTATTCCCAGCTTCTCCAGCACTAGCTCAAACTGTAGAAAGCCGTCAAACTGAAGCTGACCGACTTTTTAATAAAGGTCGTGAGCAGTATAAAGTGAGTCAATTTCGGAAAGCATTGCAGTCTTGGCAGAAGGCACTCACTATTTATCGAGACATAGGAGACCGACAAGGTGAGGCTAAGTCTCTCCATCGTCTCGGTAATGCTTATAGAAACCTGGGAGAGTACACAAAGGCCATTGATTTCCAACAGCAAAGTTTAAAGATTGCACGAGCGATAGGAGATCGCCAAGTTGAAGCTAAGTCTCTTAATGGTCTCGGCAATGTTTACGATTCCATGGGGGACTACCCAAAAGCGATTGATTTCTATCAGCAGAGTTTAACCATTGCACGACAAATAGGCGATCGGCGAGGTGAGGCTGCATCTTTGAGTAATCTAGGCAATGTTGATTATTTCCTGGGGGACTACCAAAAGGCCATTGAAAACTACCAGCAGAGTTTAAGTATTTACCGAGCCATAGGATACCGGCGAGGTGAGGCTGCATCTTTGAGTAATCTCGGTGTTGCTTACGATTCGTTGGGGGACTACCCAAAGGCTATTAATTTCCATCAGCAGAGTTTAACCATGGCACGAGCCATAGGCGATCGCTCAGGTGAGGCTGGATCTCTGAACAATCTCGGCAATGTTTATTATTTCCTGGGGAACTACCCAAAGGCCATTGAAAACTACCAGCAGAGTTTAACCATTTCACGAGCCATAGGCGATCGCTCACGTGAGGCGTCCTCTCTGGGCAATCTCGGCAGTGTTTACGAAACCCTAAGTGACTATCGAAAAGCTATTGATTTCCATCAGCAAAGTTTAACCATTGAAAAAGAAATAGGAAATCAAAGAGGTGAGGCTGCATCTCTGAACAATCTCGGCAATGTTTATTATTTGCTGGGGAACTACCCAAACGCTATTGAAAACTACCAGCAGAGTTTAAAGATTGCACAAAAAATAGGCGATCGCTCAGGTGAGGCGTCCTCTCTGGGCAATCTCGGCAGTGTTTACGATACCCTAAGTTACTATCGAAAAGCTATTGATTTCCATCAGCAAAGTTTAACCATTCAAAAAGAAATAGGAAATCAAAGAGGTGAGGCTGCATCTCTGAACAATCTCGGCAATGTTGATTATTTGCTGGGGAACTACCCAAACGCTATTGAAAACTACCAGCAAAGTTTGGCTATCACAAGAGAAATAGGCGATTCCTCAGGTGAGGCTAAATCTCTGAACAATCTTGGCAATGTTTACTATGCCCAAGGGGACTACCCAAAGGCCATTGAAAAATTTCAGCAGAGTTTGGCTATTGACCGAGAAATAGGCGATCGCAGAGGTGAGGCTGCATCTTTGGGCAATCTTGGTAGTGTTTACCTTTCCCAGGGGGACTACCCAAAGGCCATTGAAAAATTCCAGCAGAGTTTAACCATGGCACAAAAAATAGGCAATCGCTCAGGTGAGGCGTCCTCTCTGAACAATCTCGGCATTGTTTACCTTGACCAGGGGGACTACCCAAAGGCCATTGAAAACTACCAGCAGAGTTTGGATATTGCACGAGAAATAGGCGATCGCAAAGGTGAGGCTCAATCTCTGGGCAATCTTGGCAATGTTTACAACAACCAGGGGGACTACCAAAAGGCCATTGAACACCACGAGCAGAGTTTAACCATTGCACGAGAAATAGGCGATCGCAAAGGTGAGGCTAAATCTCTGAACAATTTCGGCAATGTTTACAACAACCAGGGGGACTACCAAAAGGCCATTGAACACCACCAGAAAAGTTTAAAGATTGCACGAGAAATAGGAAATCGCGGAGGTGAGGCTGCATCTCTGGGCAATCTTGGTAATGTTTACGAAAATCTGGGGGACTACCGAAAGGCCATTGAACACCACGAGCAGAGTTTAACCATTGCACAAAAAATAGGCAATCGCAAAGATGAGAGTGCATCTTTGGGCAATCTCGGCAATGCTTACCTTTCCCTGGGGAACTACCCAAAGGCCATTGAACACCAGCAGCAAAGTTTGGCTATCACAAGAAAAATAGGCGATCGCTCAGGTGAGGCTGCATCTCTGAACAATCTCGGTAATGTTTACCATGTCCTAGGGGAGTACCGAAAGGCCATTGATTTCCACGAGCAAAGTTTATATATTGCACGAGCCATAGGCGATCGCACAGTTGAAGCTACATCTCTGGGCAGTCTCGGCCTTGGTTACCATGTCCAGAAGGACTACCCAGAAGCCATTGATTTCCAGCAGAAAAGTTTGGCTATCAAAAGAGAAATAGGCGATCGCTCAGGTGAGGCTCTATCTCTGAACAATCTTGGTCTTGCTTACGAAAATCTGGGGGACTACCCAAAGGCCATTGAGTTTCACCAGCAGAGTTTAAAGATTGCACGAGAAATAGGCGATCGCCAAGGTCAGGCTAACTCTCTGGGCAATCTTGGTGTTGTTTACAATTCCCAGGGAGACTACCCAAAGGCCATTAAAAACTTCCAGCAAACTTTAACGATTACACGAGCAATAGAATACCGGCAGGGGGAAGGGATCGCCCTCAATCAATTAGGATTAGCTCTGTTTAAATCAGGTGATCTTGAACAAGCTGAAATCACCCTCACCAAAGCCATGGAGGTTATGGAATCTCTACGACCAGGCTTGCTAGATAACCATAAAATTACTCTATCCGAGAAGCAATCTAATACCTATAGCCTTTTGCAGCTATTACTAATTGCTCGAAATAAAACTGATGCTGCATTGGAAATTGCCGAGAGGGGACGTGCTCGTGCCTTGGCGGAATTACTGGCAAAGGGGTTATCTCCAGAACTAGATACTCCAATAACTAAGCCTAGCCTCAAGAACATCAAACAGCTTGCCCAGCAGCAGAAGGCCACATTAGTAGCATACTCTATTATTTCCAGTAAAATAATCTCTATTTGGGTGATCCAGCCTACAGGCAAAATTGAATGGCGCTTGGCTCAAGTACCTCCAGATACCTCTCTCCAAGAGCTGATTAACCAAGGATATGATTGCCTTGGAGATCATGGTCAATGTCGCAGTAGTGAATCTTCCCGGCAACCGTCCCAGGGTGATTGGGTCAAATTGAAGGATGACCAGTTCCAGGAACGGTGGCAAGTAGTTGAAGTTAATCCTCAACAAGGTACTTTACGACTCAAGTTACCAGGCTGGGAAGAAGGAGTAACAATCGAGCGCCCAATTACTGATGTTGCCAAAATTGTAGACTCCCCTAATATTGAGAAACCACGGTTACATCAGCTTCATCAACTGTTGATTGAGCCGATTGCAGACTTACTGCCCAAGGATGAGAATGCTCGTGTAGTCTTCATTCCTCACAGAGAACTGTTTTCTGTACCCTTCCCAGCCCTGCAAGACCAGGAGGGAAAGTACTTAATTGAGAAACACACCATCCTCACTGCTCCCTCCATCGAAGTCTTGGGCTTAACCCATCAGAAACGGCAAAACCTTCCTAAATCATCCCAAACTGCCCTGGTAGTTGGTAATCCTACCATGCCCAATGTACCACCAGCTGCTGGAGAAACACCTCAGCAATTAGGTTCTCTCGACGGTGCTGAACAGGAAGCTAAAAACGTTGCCTCCCAGTTAAACGCTCAACCCCTATTGGGACAAGACGCTACGGAAACCAAAGTTAAACGCCAGATGCCCAAGGCCAGGTATATTCATTTTGCTACCCACGGGTTATTTGATCCCAAGCGTATTGGAGGTATTGGGAGTGCGATCGCCTTGGCTCCTTCTGTAGGAGAGGACGGACTACTAACTGCTGAAGAAATCTTTACTATGAAACTCACTGCCGAACTGGTAGTAGTCAGTGCCTGCGAGACCGGAGTCGGTCACATCAACAGTGAGGGGGTTATTGGTTTATCTCGTTCCTTAGTTGCAGCCGGTGTTCCCAGTGTGATGGTTTCCTTGTGGTCAATCCCTGATGATAAAACCACAGAATTGATGACGGAGTTTTATCGGAATCTTAACAGCACAGGGGATAAAGCTCAAGCGTTGCGCCAAGCGATGTTGACCATGATACCGAAGTCAGGTAATCCGAAAGATTGGGCGGCATTTACGTTGATTGGGGAAGCTAATTGA
- a CDS encoding tetratricopeptide repeat protein, with the protein MAMKDLRLRLIILLALLASFSPPLLGNVSTLFPASSALAQTVESRKTEADRLFEQGLEQAKVSQFRKALQSWQRALTIYQEIGDRQGEAFSLNNLGLGYNNLGDYPKAIEFHQQSLIIAREIGNRQGQGNSLGNLGLVYLSLGDYPKAIEYHQQSLAIVREIGDRQGVANSLGNLGNAYLSLGDYPKAIEYQQQSLVIKREIGHRQGVANSLNNLGLAYHNLGDYPKAIENLQQSLTIAREIGDRQGVANSLGNLGNAYLSLGDYPKAIEYLQQSLKIAREIGDRQGVANSLGNLGNAYLSLGDYPKAIEYLQQSLKIAREIGHRQGEASSLGNIGLAYHNLGDYPKAIENLQQSLKIAREIGHRQGEASSLGNIGLAYHNLGDYPKAIEYHQQSLKIAGEIGDRQGEATSMGNLGNAYLSLGDYPKAIDFHHQHLAIAGEIGDRSGEANSLGNLGLVYLSLGDYPKAIDFFEQTLTIARAIGYRQGEGNLLNNLGYALFKSGNLKQAETILTEAIEVKESLRPGLPDNHKITLSEEQSNTYRNLQQVLIAQNKTDAALEIAERGRGRALAELLTKGLYPQLDTPLNYPNVKTIKQIAQQQKATLVEYSIIFDGEIYIWVIQPTGEIEWRSVQLPPDTSVQQLLKNGYDCLADHGQCRSSQSSRQPSQGDWIKLKDDDFPDPWQVVEVNPQQGTLRLKLPGWEEGVTIERPITDFATIVDSPNIEKPRLQQLHQLLIEPIADLLPFDENARVVFIPHRELFSVPFPALQDQEGKYLIEKHTILTAPSIEVLGLTHQKRKNLPKSGQTALVVGNPTMPKVPPAAGEEPQQLSALKGAEQEAKNIASQLQLFSDESTSRPLATSPLNPPILGDFNSSSPQSWGARGAKIAVNAQLLLGQDATETKVKRQMPKARYIHFATHGLFDPKRIPGIGSAIALAPSVGEDGLLTAEEIFEMKLSAELVVVSACETGVGHINSEGVIGLSRSLVAAGVPSVMVSLWSIPDDKTTELMTEFYRNLDSTGDKAQALRQAMLTMIPKSGNPKDWAAFTLIGEAN; encoded by the coding sequence ATGGCCATGAAAGATCTAAGACTTAGATTAATTATCCTTTTGGCTTTGTTAGCTAGTTTTTCACCACCGTTGCTAGGTAATGTTTCAACCCTATTCCCAGCTTCTTCAGCACTAGCTCAAACTGTAGAAAGCCGTAAAACTGAAGCTGACCGACTTTTTGAACAAGGTCTTGAACAGGCTAAAGTGAGTCAATTTCGGAAAGCATTGCAGTCTTGGCAGAGGGCACTCACTATTTATCAAGAAATAGGAGACCGGCAAGGTGAGGCTTTTTCTCTGAACAATCTTGGTCTTGGTTACAACAACCTGGGGGACTACCCAAAGGCCATTGAGTTTCACCAGCAGAGTTTAATCATTGCACGAGAAATAGGAAATCGACAAGGTCAGGGTAACTCTCTGGGCAATCTCGGTCTTGTTTACCTTTCCCTGGGGGACTACCCAAAGGCCATTGAATACCACCAGCAGAGTTTGGCTATTGTACGAGAAATAGGAGACCGGCAAGGTGTGGCTAACTCTCTGGGCAATCTCGGTAATGCTTACCTTTCCCTGGGGGACTACCCAAAAGCCATTGAATACCAGCAGCAGAGTTTAGTTATCAAACGAGAAATAGGACACAGGCAAGGTGTGGCTAACTCACTGAACAATCTCGGTCTTGCTTACCACAACCTGGGGGACTACCCAAAGGCCATTGAAAACCTCCAGCAGAGTTTAACCATTGCACGAGAAATAGGAGACCGGCAAGGTGTGGCTAACTCTCTGGGCAATCTCGGTAATGCTTACCTTTCCCTGGGGGACTACCCAAAGGCCATTGAATACCTCCAGCAGAGTTTAAAGATTGCACGAGAAATAGGAGACCGGCAAGGTGTGGCTAACTCTCTGGGCAATCTCGGTAATGCTTACCTTTCCCTGGGGGACTACCCAAAGGCCATTGAATACCTCCAGCAGAGTTTAAAGATTGCACGAGAAATAGGACACAGGCAAGGTGAGGCTTCTTCTCTGGGCAATATCGGTCTTGCTTACCACAACCTGGGGGACTACCCAAAGGCCATTGAAAACCTCCAGCAGAGTTTAAAGATTGCACGAGAAATAGGACACAGGCAAGGTGAGGCTTCTTCTCTGGGCAATATCGGTCTTGCTTACCACAACCTGGGGGACTACCCAAAGGCCATTGAATACCACCAGCAGAGTTTAAAGATTGCAGGAGAAATAGGCGATCGCCAAGGTGAGGCTACCTCTATGGGCAATCTCGGTAATGCTTACCTTTCCCTGGGGGACTACCCAAAAGCTATTGATTTTCACCACCAGCATTTGGCTATTGCAGGAGAAATAGGCGATCGCTCAGGTGAGGCTAACTCTCTGGGCAATCTCGGTCTTGTTTACCTTTCCCTGGGGGACTACCCAAAAGCTATTGATTTCTTCGAGCAAACTTTAACGATTGCACGAGCAATAGGATACCGGCAGGGGGAAGGAAACTTGCTCAATAACTTAGGATATGCTCTGTTTAAATCAGGTAATCTTAAACAAGCTGAAACCATACTCACCGAAGCAATCGAGGTTAAGGAATCTCTACGACCAGGCTTGCCAGATAACCATAAAATTACCCTATCTGAGGAGCAATCTAATACCTATCGCAACTTGCAGCAAGTTCTAATTGCTCAAAATAAAACTGATGCTGCATTGGAAATTGCCGAGAGGGGACGTGGTCGTGCCTTGGCGGAATTACTGACAAAGGGGTTATACCCACAACTAGATACTCCACTAAATTACCCTAACGTCAAGACAATCAAACAGATTGCCCAGCAGCAGAAGGCCACACTAGTAGAATACTCTATTATTTTTGATGGAGAAATCTATATTTGGGTGATCCAGCCTACGGGCGAAATTGAATGGCGCTCGGTTCAACTGCCTCCAGATACCTCTGTCCAGCAACTGCTTAAAAATGGATATGATTGCCTTGCAGACCACGGTCAATGTCGCAGTAGTCAGTCTTCCCGGCAACCGTCCCAGGGTGATTGGATCAAACTCAAGGATGACGATTTCCCAGACCCCTGGCAAGTAGTAGAAGTTAATCCTCAACAAGGTACTTTACGACTCAAGTTACCAGGGTGGGAAGAAGGGGTAACAATCGAGCGTCCAATTACTGATTTTGCCACAATTGTCGATTCCCCTAATATTGAGAAACCACGCTTACAACAGCTTCATCAACTACTGATTGAGCCGATTGCAGACTTACTCCCCTTTGATGAGAATGCTCGTGTAGTCTTCATCCCTCACAGAGAACTGTTTTCTGTGCCCTTCCCAGCCCTGCAAGACCAGGAGGGAAAGTACTTAATTGAGAAACACACCATCCTCACTGCTCCCTCCATCGAAGTCTTGGGCTTAACCCATCAGAAACGGAAAAACCTTCCTAAATCAGGCCAAACTGCCCTGGTAGTTGGTAATCCTACCATGCCCAAGGTACCACCAGCTGCTGGAGAAGAACCTCAGCAATTATCTGCTCTCAAAGGTGCTGAACAGGAAGCTAAAAACATTGCCTCCCAGTTACAGCTGTTTTCAGATGAATCGACCTCACGACCTTTAGCTACAAGCCCCCTAAATCCCCCAATTCTGGGGGACTTTAACTCAAGTTCCCCCCAAAGTTGGGGGGCTAGGGGGGCGAAAATTGCTGTAAACGCTCAACTCTTATTGGGACAAGACGCTACCGAAACCAAAGTTAAACGCCAGATGCCCAAGGCCAGGTATATTCATTTTGCTACCCACGGCTTATTTGATCCCAAGCGTATTCCAGGTATTGGGAGTGCGATCGCCTTGGCTCCTTCTGTAGGAGAGGACGGACTACTAACTGCTGAAGAAATCTTTGAAATGAAACTCAGTGCCGAACTAGTAGTAGTCAGTGCCTGCGAGACCGGAGTCGGTCACATCAACAGTGAGGGGGTGATTGGTTTATCTCGTTCCTTAGTTGCAGCGGGTGTTCCCAGTGTGATGGTTTCCTTGTGGTCAATCCCTGATGATAAAACCACAGAGTTGATGACAGAGTTTTATCGGAATCTTGACAGCACAGGGGATAAAGCGCAAGCGTTGCGCCAAGCGATGTTGACCATGATTCCGAAGTCAGGTAATCCGAAAGATTGGGCAGCATTTACCTTGATTGGTGAAGCTAATTGA
- a CDS encoding DUF928 domain-containing protein, with the protein MNRNKFRLQKVIIALTLSWLFSFESHIVKAIEAIEPLTNLLKQGENTLTPIAELPVPVKLELTLPPKGAPGKRKGAGSRNDCPFEEFIALVPGTNFGLTTSERPTFWFYVSSSQSRRWQAQFWLQDKEGNQVYQETFRLQNTPGIVKITLPETVSPLVVEDLYRWHFSVICNGTGRLKDDFVYGGVERISITSDLEKQLEGKNPRKRIAVYAQQGLWFDALTSLAELRLANPEDKSLDQDWMELLQQVGLEEIDSKPLVDCCTAEN; encoded by the coding sequence ATGAATCGTAATAAATTTCGTCTACAAAAGGTAATTATTGCTCTGACTCTGAGTTGGTTATTTAGTTTCGAATCTCACATAGTTAAAGCTATAGAGGCAATTGAACCCCTAACTAACTTGCTCAAGCAAGGGGAAAACACCTTAACCCCTATAGCTGAATTGCCAGTTCCAGTTAAATTAGAGCTTACTCTACCTCCTAAAGGAGCACCTGGTAAACGTAAAGGTGCAGGAAGTCGGAACGACTGTCCCTTTGAGGAATTTATTGCTTTAGTACCTGGTACTAATTTCGGCTTAACGACTAGTGAACGTCCTACTTTTTGGTTTTATGTATCCTCTTCACAAAGTAGAAGATGGCAAGCACAGTTTTGGCTGCAAGATAAGGAAGGTAATCAAGTCTACCAAGAAACATTCAGGCTCCAAAATACACCAGGAATAGTCAAAATAACTCTACCGGAAACGGTTTCACCACTTGTTGTTGAAGATTTATATCGTTGGCATTTCTCTGTGATTTGCAATGGCACTGGCCGATTAAAGGATGATTTCGTTTATGGTGGAGTTGAAAGAATCTCTATTACTTCTGATTTAGAAAAGCAGTTAGAAGGCAAGAATCCCCGGAAGCGTATTGCTGTTTATGCCCAACAAGGGTTGTGGTTTGATGCCCTAACTAGTCTAGCTGAACTGCGTTTAGCTAATCCGGAGGATAAATCACTCGATCAGGACTGGATGGAGTTGTTGCAGCAGGTGGGTTTGGAAGAGATTGACTCAAAGCCTTTAGTTGATTGTTGTACTGCTGAAAATTAA